The nucleotide sequence tttgtttccaTACCACCTGTACCGACATCAGACCCGGAACCACTAGATGTATTGACACCTGGCAAACCCTTAGCTAAATCTGGAACCACGAGGATTGGCTTGGCCTCTGGATTTGTTCTAGGATTATCCGTGTAAAGACAGTCTACATCGGTAAGAAGGAACAAATAATCCGCACCTACCAATGCAGAAGTGATGGCAGACAAAGTATCATTATCACCAAACTTAATTTCGCTGATAGATAAtgtatcattttcattaacaataGGAACGACACCCATCTTCAACAACTCATTAATAGTATTTTGAGCGTTCTTATATTGAGTCCAATCCACAATATCGTTCCTTGTAATTAAAATCTGTGCTATTCTTTGACCAAATTGGGAAAACAGTAAGTCCCATCTTCCAATCAATCGTCCTTGACCCACGGCGGCAATAGCCTGCACTTCAGCCAAATGTTTTGGTCTCTTATCCAAATTCAGAGTCCTTAAGCCCACAGCAATACCTCCACTggaaacaataataaccTTATGGCCTAACCTTCTTAATTTAACCACAGTTTCCACTATTAGGGACATAATAGCCAATTTTGGCTCTTTAGTTTTCTCGTCTACCAAGGATGAGGATCCCAGTTTGATAACTAACGTGTAGCACTTCGACATGGTCATTTGTGCTTATGTTTCCTGGTTGCTGTGCGTTAAACAAGTGTAATTCTCGAAGAGAGCAAACGAGAAAGGTAAGAACTAAACCCCAGACTTATATATATTCGAATATACAAATACGTAATTTCACTTAAGGTTatgaaataaatttttagaCACAAAATGCGGGGGTCTGGGTGTCTATTGTGTTATTGGGCCACCAAAACTATTGTCACAACCAGCTGTCCATGGGGAACAAGGTTACAGGAGTTCTGGGTTAAGCTTTTGACAATAAGTCACTCTTGAGAAGTGGAGTCCcataaaatataaattaGTTGTATATTACATGCCATTATACTAGTATTTTCGAGTGTTTCGATGATGCCGTGAAAAGCGAgctgaatttttcaaaataaagatgattGAAATATTGATCGAGAGGAACTTTGACCACGAATAAATGGTCTCGTCCAAAATAGACTAAGTATCGATTCATCCATTACATCTGAATACTGTATCCCGTAAGATTCCCTGCAGGTGGTTCAAacaatgaatatttatgaGGACGTGCTGACCGCCACGGTGGTATCACATTCAATAACGGGTCATTTTACTTCTACTTCACAACGAGAATTGATTATCGTAAGAACGAACATCATATCTGTGTACAATACTACGGATGATGGGAAGTTGAATCTGGTAGAAGAGTTTAATTTGAATGCCAAAATTACAGATATCGCTTTAATACCACAGGAAAAATCTCCCTTGAGTTGTTTAGTAATAGCTAGCGGAGTGGCCAAGATATCAATAGTACGATTCGATGCTGTAACGAATTCCTTAGAGACATTGAGTTTGCATTACTATGAAGATAAATTGAGCGATATTTCATTGGTTACATTGGCAAAGACTTCAAAATTAAGGGTAGACCCGATGAACAGAGCACTACTActctttaataatgatagtATCGCCTTGTTACCGTTATTCTCGGGTAATcatgaagatgaagatgaagatgatgaagaagacgaTTATGATGTTACCCGAGGCGAAGTAACAACCAAGCGATCTAAGAAGAATGAGAAACATGTTGGTCAatccaaaatatttcatgTCAAAGAATTACATCAAGAATTACAAAACGTGTTAGATattcaattcttaaatGATTTCACTAAACCAACTTTGGCTGTTCTCTATCAACCCAAGTTAACATGGGTAGGAAATACCGAATTGAATCCGCAACCAACAAGTTTTATGATTTTCACTTTAAATTTGAGGACAAACGAACTAGAAACAGCATTTGATGTTGTTATAATAGCAACATTACATGATTTAAGTTGGGATTGGTTCCAGTTACTTCCAATCTCTAGAGGGTGTGTAGTCATGGGGAATAACGAAATGGCATATATAGATAATACAGGTGTCTTGCAATCTATAATTCATTTAAACTCCTTTGCTGATAAGTCGTTGCAAAGAGCTAGAATAATTGATGAAACAGAGTTGGAagtattcttcaatgagAAAGTAACCTATTTCTGGTCCGCGTCTACagacaagaaaaatattgatgatgagaCCCTTCTTATTATTGATGCTTCTGCCAATTTGTACTATGTTCGTTTAGAAGCAGAAGGTAGACTTTTGACCAAATTCGATCTAATTAAACTACCAATTGTTAATGATGCATTGAAGGATACATCTAATCCAACATGTGTCGCTCGGGTCGATCCAAATAGTTCGAATAGTTCAATGgatttatttattggatACCTATCTGGTGATTCTTTGGTTGTTAGACtaaacaatttgaaatctgcAATAGAAACTAGAGAGGAACATAAAGAATCGAAACAAATTTTTACTGGATATGATGACGACGATGACGACGAAGATAACTTATACTCCGATGACGAgtccaaagaaaaaattgatgagGAACTTCCGGATAATAAACAGTTAATCCAAACTGTTCAACCATTCGACATTGAACAATTGACATCTCTCAGAAATATTGGTCCGATTACATCTTTAGTTGCAGGTAAAGTAACTTCCGTAGACCCAAATGTGAAAGGATTACAAAACCCAAACTCCAATGAATATTCAATGGTAGCCACTTCCGGCTCAGGAACAGGCTCACACTTAACGGCGATTCAACCAAGTGTACAACCATTGGTTGAGTTagctttgaaatttattagtGTGACtcaaatttggaaattaaagatgaaaaataagGATAAATATTTAGTAACCACAGACTCTACAAAATCCAAAAGTGACatttatgaaattgataataaatttgcATTGCATAAAGAAGGACGATTGAGAAGAGATGCAACTACCATTCATATATCGATGTTCGGTGAAGGCACAAGAATAGTTCAGGTTACTACAAATCATTTGTACCTCTTCGACACCGATTTCAGAAGGCTGACCGCTATAAAGTTCGATTTTGAAGTTGTACATGTTTCAGTAATGGATCCATATATTCTGATTACCGTACTACGAGGTGATATTAAAATTTATGAGTTAGATGCCCTtcaaaagagaaaattaTTTAGGGTAGATTTGCCAGAGATATTAAAAGAAATGGTGGTGACATCTGGTGTAATTTTGAAGAGTAACATGTGCAACGAATATTTGCATGGTCATGAAGATTCAGAAGAAGAGCAACTGCTATTCACTTTTGTTACTGCCGacaatcaaataatattctttttaagGGAACATAACGATCGTATTTTCCAGCTTTGTGGCGTAGATCAATTAAAAGAAGGCTTATTCATAAGTACGTACCAATTACCTGAAGAGGTTGTTCCAGATCCCTCAATAAAACAAGTGATGATTAATAAGCTAGGccataataataaagaagaatatttaacaATTCTGACATTTGGTGGTGAAATTTACCAATACAAAAAGTCCAGGACTAGACACagttgtttcttcaaaaatacTGGGTCCACTGGGATGTGCATTACTGGTGCACCTGATAACGCTTATGCAAAAGGTGTTAgctcaattgaaagaattatgCACTACATTCCAGATTACAGTGGATATTCTGTCATATTTTTAACAGGTAGTGTACCATATATTATAATGAGAGAAGATGATTCTTCGccaaaaattttcagatttgCCAATCTTTCCATTGTGTCACTAGCACAATGGGGCAAGAACTCGGTAATGGCCGTCGATGATATAAAGAATGCAAGAGTTTACAGTCTTGATAATAAAGACAGCTATTACGGTAACAGCTTacctttgaagaaaattaagaTTAGTGACTCCTTGGAGGATTTCATGACACTAACGAAAATTACCTATCACGAAAAGTCGCAATTATTTTTAGTGTCTTATGCAAAGGAACGTGAATATGAAGCATTAGGTGAAGATGGAGAAATAATTGTTGGTAGCAATGACCAAGTTCCGCACGCAAAAAGTTTCCAGAGCGGTATCCTTCTAATCAACCCACGAACATGGAATGTAATAGATAGAGTTGATTTTGAGGTAAATTCTATAATAAGTGATATGAGGTCTATGCTTATACAACttgattcaaaatcacGTAAGAAAAGAGAATACATTGTTGCTGGAATAACATTCATCGGTACCGAAGATCTACCATCTACTGGGGCCTTCCATATATATGATTTAACTGAAGTAATCCCCGAACCAGGTAAACCAGATActaattttaaattgaaagaaatctTCAAGGAAGACATTCGTGGAAGTGTAAATTCAGTTTGCGATATAAGTGGCAGATTTTTGATCAACCAAAGTCAGAAAATAATGGTGAGAGATGTTCAGGAGGATAACTCCGTCGTACCTGTGGCATTTTACGACACACCAATTTTTGTTTCAGATGCCAAAAGTTTTGGAAATTTCCTGATACTTGGTGATTCTATGCAAGGGTTTCAATTCCTTGGGTTTGATGCTGAACCCTACCGAATGATTCCATTAGGTAGGAGTGTGTCCTCATTCGAAACTGTTTCTGTCGAATTTCTAATAAATGCTGGCGAAATAAATTTTGCCATTACAGATCGTGAGGACATCTTACATGTCTTGAAATATGCGCCAGATGAACCGAATACCCTTTCAGGTCAGAAATTAGTTCATTGTTCCAGTTTTAATCTGTATTCAAGCAATACATGTATGCTAATGTTACCTagaaatgatgaatttgaaacatcAGATAAAGCCCCACCGAAATTTCAAGCTATTGGTGGTCAAGTTGATGGCGGGATCTTCAAGattattccattgaaagaagatACTTACAGACGTTTATATGTGGTTCAACAACAGATTATCGATAAGGAGGTTCAATTAGGAGGTTTAAACCCAAGAATGGAAAGGCTGGATAATGACTTTTATCAGCTGACTCACGTCATGAGACCAATGATAGACTTCAACATCATAAGAAGGTTCAGTGAACTCTCAATTGAAAGGAGGACACATTTTGCCCAAAAAGCTGGCAGAAGAGCTCATTTTGACATATGGAGAGATATAATTAACGTGGAATACTCCTTAAGGTCGTTGTGTGGGAGCAAATAGATGGACTAATTAGTTATATATATCGTACATATATAAAAAGTTTTATAAATAATGCAtgaattaatgatattCTTTACCACACTCTGCTAAGTCGTCAACAAACGCTTAAGAgttcaataattgaaataaGTTGCTGTTTATCTTTAATGCCAACCTTGATGGTTGTTTAGGAATATGCATTTttttagaaaattattgatgaaaatatcaacaaGGCGCCAAAAGATATTTCAGTTCATCATTCTAAGTACATAGGAAATTGAGTTGTGAATTAGTTAACACCAAACGAGCACAACTGTATCTAGAATCACAAAATGGCTACCAAGAAGAGAAATCAAGTCAAGAAGAAGGTCACTTTTTCTGATGACAACACAATGGTGCGCCAAACTcatagaaagaaaaatgttgGTCACGAACATCCACCAGTATACGTAAGGAAGAATATCATGATTATTCCATGGCATTTATTGGTTTTATTATACTGGTATCTTTATGTTGCACTCGATTATCCCACAGATAAGTTGCTATATGCTTTAATCCCAACccaattattatatttaattttccaattcaatcAGTACACTGTTTACGGGAACAAGATCATCAAACTGAATGTTCCTCTTGTCTTCATCTCAATGGGGTGTACGATACTGTTAAGTATTCCTGCGTTGGTATTGATTATTCTTTTTGGTGCACCATTTCTGGAAAAACTAAAGGAATCATTGCTTCTTGCTCTTCATTGTTGTTTCCTAGCCTATCCAGCCATGTATTCAGTTTTCAACTGTGATTTTAAAGTAGGACTATGGAAAAAGTATTTTATCACTATCGTTGTTGGCGCTTGGTTGAGTTGTGTTGTGATCCCATTAGATTGGGATAGACCTTGGCAAGCATGGCCTGTTCCTGCTATTGTAGGTTCATATTTAGGTGCATTTGTTGGATATACGATTGGTTCTTATATATAGGATTTATAGAGGAAACCTCACTATAAAGGCTAAAagataatttcaataatataaaaattacaattacaAATTATTTATAACAATCAGAGGTGTTTCAGTATTGTCTAATATTTAACATCTATCCATAAAATGATCCATATATGCTATtaaatgattcatttgTCAATCCAAAAGTCCCAGGATTCTTTGCCTGGAAATGTTTCCTCGTAGAGTAGAAATCTGATTTGATTAGAGACTCAGAAATGGCATTCAACTTGACAATATTCTTAGATAGTGTTGATGGATCCATCTTTTCAAAAGCATTTGTTTTACCAAGGAGGTTggattttattttatttacaatttcattattggcCCCTGATTCACATAATGCCACATATTCCAAGATTGTAGTTAATTTAGAAATAACCTTTCTTACTGATGGGTTTGTTGCTTTACAATTTTTAGAATAATCTTGTAATAGCATCAAtgtcttcttcaaaatgaCCCCAATAGCCTCTGAATGGTGCTTCGTCTCCAGTTTAATAGAATCATTTATGGTTACGTCAACGGCACTAAAAGCGAAAAATGATCGTTGATGTAATCCGAGTAGTAGTTCTGCGACATGTTCTAATGTGACAAATGCCTTATTGGTAAACATGAATTCGTGTCCAGCAAATCTCAAGTTAgccaaattggaaaatatgtAAAAGAGGGtttcttgaatcaattgTAGGAACTCTTTATagatttcaataaatttctcatcttgatttaatttttcatattGTAGAAGCAAGTAATACATTAGGAATACAGTAGTATTACGGTATATTAAACAGTTAACCGTATTATCGATCATGGAAGGTAAGGATGTGGCttttctttgtaattctgTATACTTGACCTTGTATAGTTCATTAAAATCTACCACCTTTTGCAATGAAATTAGACGGTCTTTAGTTTGAAGATAACGAACCAAATCAGAAtctaaatttaaaaagGGGAAATCGATAGTCAATAGAGGATCAATTATTGGCGCTGAGTTTAATTTTCTACCTTGTGTTAAAAATGGAACTTCTCCCTTAAATAAATGTCTCCAACAATAAGCTTTATAGAtaaaattccaaatcatgATAGAATgttcatctttattttcatgATTTAAAGAAAGTTGGAATGCTAAATGgacatcttcatcaaaatcaacCATGTTATTAATATTAGCTAAATCATATGATGTGACTGATTGATAGAATTTAGCCAGAGCATAGAAATTTAGAACTTCTACTGATTTTGAGGAAATACTACGTTTTTGTATCTCAATTTTAATGGCCTGTAAATTGGATATTAATGTGGGGACGAAAGACTTCAATTGTTTGAATTCTTGCACTTGTGAGTCTTGGAAGGAGATTAATACTGTGTCCACTAGAGACTCATAAGTCAGTAAGAGAAGAATGGTCAATTCACccaattttaataatacgTCTAATTCTAACTTATCAGTAACGAAAACGGATCCATTAGCAAATGCTTCCTCCACATACGACAATAATGCATTTTGGTTGAGGATTGGAATTAACGATATGGATTCTATCACGGTACTTGTATACCTGTTAATTAGTTGGATTGTCCAATCACGTGTTGGGAATTTTAATTGGTCTTCAGTCTTGAGActaattgaagaaagagtATGTAATTTTTGTTCCCATTCTTCCTTCCTTTCcttaaatttatttgatacGATGCTATTGAACACATCATAAAACTGTTGTAAGAAAAAATCACGGTTAaccaagaaatttgaagtGAAGATGGCATTGGGTTTATCTGGGaaagaacaattattattagggtccttttcaaagattgaaaaaactTGAttaaaatccaaaaattctGGATCCAAATCTCtaaattcatcaatcttTTCGTATAAAGTATTCAATtctaaatcatcattttcatcttcttcttgttgttcatcaaattttctctttttttgattattcaattcttcattagtgtcatcttcatcgttgAAACCGTGATATTTACTAATATCCTTCCATGATAGATTTAATTCTggaattttctttcctgTGATctcttccaattccaataatcttgattttaagaaatcaatttccttcataacaacttcttcttgagTATAAGGAGTAGTCATTTGATCAAAGATAGCAGGTCCTTGAATCCAATTTAAATCTAAAGCATTATCATTGACAGAACTAACTGCCTTGCCCTCCAATCCCGGCACAGATCTTGGAATAAATTGAGCCAATTCTTGCGGAGTTGGGGAATTCCTCATTTCCTCGTTATTTAACAATTGTAATCTCGTATTATATTCTCTAATTTGTTCCAATGAGGCTAATTCTGGATTATGGTGTAATATGGCGGAACTATTATCTCTTGAATATTGAGAAGGAGTAGGGGTACTCAACAATTTGGAAGGCCCCTTGGAATGTGCTGGGACGTATCTTCCAGGAATATCAGGAAAAAAACAGTCTCCCTTGTTGGTCTTCCTACAATTACCACAGATGGGCTTGACACGGTCACAACCGATCTTTCTTTTACGACATTGAACACAAGCAGGAGGTTTTCTCATTTTCCTACCGCGAATATCCATtgtttattaattttagAAGTGGATATTTGTTAggatttattcaattgaagatgtgTAGAGTCGGGTTTTCTTTTATTCTGTTCTACTCAgtctttttatttatttgtttatctgtctttaattatttgaaattaatagaCGGACACGGAATAGATGGGCGGCACGGCACTGATGGAAGATAAGTTAAGTAAAAGAGACTCTGTGATTAGCTCTGTATTTGTTTCACGATTGAGGTACCAGCAATGCAAACCTTGTTGATGAGTAGTTTCTATTGGAACTGGAATCAGCTATAAAATTTCCTCTCTCAAACTTTTAATTTGGTGTTTGATTCGACTGGGTAACAGGTTCGTATTGGGTGATATATTATATCTTGTTCTGGGTAACATCCATGTGTCAGATAATACTGCGAATAtaacaaatatatatatttatcGTCAACTGAGTTTGTTCATTCATAACTCATCATGATTAAAGGACTCTTCACGGTCTTTAACCTCTTCTTCCAGTTTTTCATGCATTCGTAGTGCTTCTTCCTGCTTGATAGGAACTGTCTCCAATTCACCACAGGAAACAATCTTGACCTCATTCAAAGGTTTCCCCCTTCTATCAATGGGGACTTTTGAGATGTATTCGACCACGTTCATTCCATTAAGCACTTCTCCAAATACAACGTTTTTCCCATCCAGctttttattcttctttatgGAAATACAAAACTGGGAATCGTTGGTTCCATCACCACGCTTAATCATGGATAGCAACCCCCCTCTATCATGTTTTAGTTGAAAGTTCTCTCTGGGAAATGATTCTCCAAATATGGACTTACCACCGGTACCATCCCCCTTAATAAAATCGCCACCATAAATGTCTGAACCTGGGTTCACATGGTAAAATATGCTTTCTAGATACCCCATCGTTGGGTCTTCAGAGATGGTCAATTCATAAAAGTTTTCCACTGTAGTTGGTACATCCACACCATATAAGCCCATTTCTACTCGACCCAGTTCTTTTCCTGCATATGCTATATCAAAATACACACGATGTGTAATGACAGGTGTGTTAGATGTTCTGGATAACGCTTTAGCTGCTTGAAAGAGCACATATGCTACCCCTAATACTATACCTTGCATCCTTTTACTATATGTTCTATCATGCTCATTAAAGATCAACTCCGTGCGAAGGAATTCGTTGAACccttatttattatatccAAGACACATACTTGCAGGAttagataaaaataaacttcTGAAAGATAATATGTATAAATTCCTTATATAACTACTTATAATGAGATTACTGTTAACATAACCATTGCTTTTCCTGAGGGAAAACTTTCATGTATTCCTCCAATAATGACTTGTTCAAATCCCTT is from Naumovozyma castellii chromosome 6, complete genome and encodes:
- the CFT1 gene encoding cleavage/polyadenylation factor CFT1 (ancestral locus Anc_5.319), translated to MNIYEDVLTATVVSHSITGHFTSTSQRELIIVRTNIISVYNTTDDGKLNLVEEFNLNAKITDIALIPQEKSPLSCLVIASGVAKISIVRFDAVTNSLETLSLHYYEDKLSDISLVTLAKTSKLRVDPMNRALLLFNNDSIALLPLFSGNHEDEDEDDEEDDYDVTRGEVTTKRSKKNEKHVGQSKIFHVKELHQELQNVLDIQFLNDFTKPTLAVLYQPKLTWVGNTELNPQPTSFMIFTLNLRTNELETAFDVVIIATLHDLSWDWFQLLPISRGCVVMGNNEMAYIDNTGVLQSIIHLNSFADKSLQRARIIDETELEVFFNEKVTYFWSASTDKKNIDDETLLIIDASANLYYVRLEAEGRLLTKFDLIKLPIVNDALKDTSNPTCVARVDPNSSNSSMDLFIGYLSGDSLVVRLNNLKSAIETREEHKESKQIFTGYDDDDDDEDNLYSDDESKEKIDEELPDNKQLIQTVQPFDIEQLTSLRNIGPITSLVAGKVTSVDPNVKGLQNPNSNEYSMVATSGSGTGSHLTAIQPSVQPLVELALKFISVTQIWKLKMKNKDKYLVTTDSTKSKSDIYEIDNKFALHKEGRLRRDATTIHISMFGEGTRIVQVTTNHLYLFDTDFRRLTAIKFDFEVVHVSVMDPYILITVLRGDIKIYELDALQKRKLFRVDLPEILKEMVVTSGVILKSNMCNEYLHGHEDSEEEQLLFTFVTADNQIIFFLREHNDRIFQLCGVDQLKEGLFISTYQLPEEVVPDPSIKQVMINKLGHNNKEEYLTILTFGGEIYQYKKSRTRHSCFFKNTGSTGMCITGAPDNAYAKGVSSIERIMHYIPDYSGYSVIFLTGSVPYIIMREDDSSPKIFRFANLSIVSLAQWGKNSVMAVDDIKNARVYSLDNKDSYYGNSLPLKKIKISDSLEDFMTLTKITYHEKSQLFLVSYAKEREYEALGEDGEIIVGSNDQVPHAKSFQSGILLINPRTWNVIDRVDFEVNSIISDMRSMLIQLDSKSRKKREYIVAGITFIGTEDLPSTGAFHIYDLTEVIPEPGKPDTNFKLKEIFKEDIRGSVNSVCDISGRFLINQSQKIMVRDVQEDNSVVPVAFYDTPIFVSDAKSFGNFLILGDSMQGFQFLGFDAEPYRMIPLGRSVSSFETVSVEFLINAGEINFAITDREDILHVLKYAPDEPNTLSGQKLVHCSSFNLYSSNTCMLMLPRNDEFETSDKAPPKFQAIGGQVDGGIFKIIPLKEDTYRRLYVVQQQIIDKEVQLGGLNPRMERLDNDFYQLTHVMRPMIDFNIIRRFSELSIERRTHFAQKAGRRAHFDIWRDIINVEYSLRSLCGSK
- the GPI11 gene encoding mannose-ethanolamine phosphotransferase GPI11 (ancestral locus Anc_5.320); protein product: MATKKRNQVKKKVTFSDDNTMVRQTHRKKNVGHEHPPVYVRKNIMIIPWHLLVLLYWYLYVALDYPTDKLLYALIPTQLLYLIFQFNQYTVYGNKIIKLNVPLVFISMGCTILLSIPALVLIILFGAPFLEKLKESLLLALHCCFLAYPAMYSVFNCDFKVGLWKKYFITIVVGAWLSCVVIPLDWDRPWQAWPVPAIVGSYLGAFVGYTIGSYI
- the PRO1 gene encoding glutamate 5-kinase (ancestral locus Anc_5.318), with the protein product MTMSKCYTLVIKLGSSSLVDEKTKEPKLAIMSLIVETVVKLRRLGHKVIIVSSGGIAVGLRTLNLDKRPKHLAEVQAIAAVGQGRLIGRWDLLFSQFGQRIAQILITRNDIVDWTQYKNAQNTINELLKMGVVPIVNENDTLSISEIKFGDNDTLSAITSALVGADYLFLLTDVDCLYTDNPRTNPEAKPILVVPDLAKGLPGVNTSSGSGSDVGTGGMETKLIAADLATNAGVHTIIMKSDIPGNILKIVEYMQAQDLDTNKKQKYQGDLSSLQDKELATLQSLHVPLHTTFIANDNLHHLKNREFWILHGLVTRGSVIIDQGAYNALTRKNKAGLLPVGIIDIEGTFHELECVDLKLGKRLPNGELDPNTPLQTVGRARCNYTSLELSRIKGLQSEQIEEELGYADSEYAAHRENLAFPPH
- the CPR5 gene encoding peptidylprolyl isomerase family protein CPR5 (ancestral locus Anc_5.323); protein product: MQGIVLGVAYVLFQAAKALSRTSNTPVITHRVYFDIAYAGKELGRVEMGLYGVDVPTTVENFYELTISEDPTMGYLESIFYHVNPGSDIYGGDFIKGDGTGGKSIFGESFPRENFQLKHDRGGLLSMIKRGDGTNDSQFCISIKKNKKLDGKNVVFGEVLNGMNVVEYISKVPIDRRGKPLNEVKIVSCGELETVPIKQEEALRMHEKLEEEVKDREESFNHDEL
- the RSC3 gene encoding Rsc3p (ancestral locus Anc_5.322), which translates into the protein MDIRGRKMRKPPACVQCRKRKIGCDRVKPICGNCRKTNKGDCFFPDIPGRYVPAHSKGPSKLLSTPTPSQYSRDNSSAILHHNPELASLEQIREYNTRLQLLNNEEMRNSPTPQELAQFIPRSVPGLEGKAVSSVNDNALDLNWIQGPAIFDQMTTPYTQEEVVMKEIDFLKSRLLELEEITGKKIPELNLSWKDISKYHGFNDEDDTNEELNNQKKRKFDEQQEEDENDDLELNTLYEKIDEFRDLDPEFLDFNQVFSIFEKDPNNNCSFPDKPNAIFTSNFLVNRDFFLQQFYDVFNSIVSNKFKERKEEWEQKLHTLSSISLKTEDQLKFPTRDWTIQLINRYTSTVIESISLIPILNQNALLSYVEEAFANGSVFVTDKLELDVLLKLGELTILLLLTYESLVDTVLISFQDSQVQEFKQLKSFVPTLISNLQAIKIEIQKRSISSKSVEVLNFYALAKFYQSVTSYDLANINNMVDFDEDVHLAFQLSLNHENKDEHSIMIWNFIYKAYCWRHLFKGEVPFLTQGRKLNSAPIIDPLLTIDFPFLNLDSDLVRYLQTKDRLISLQKVVDFNELYKVKYTELQRKATSLPSMIDNTVNCLIYRNTTVFLMYYLLLQYEKLNQDEKFIEIYKEFLQLIQETLFYIFSNLANLRFAGHEFMFTNKAFVTLEHVAELLLGLHQRSFFAFSAVDVTINDSIKLETKHHSEAIGVILKKTLMLLQDYSKNCKATNPSVRKVISKLTTILEYVALCESGANNEIVNKIKSNLLGKTNAFEKMDPSTLSKNIVKLNAISESLIKSDFYSTRKHFQAKNPGTFGLTNESFNSIYGSFYG